The Bdellovibrionales bacterium genome segment ATGATGGGATTGATCTTTGCCGGGGGCGATTTATTGCTCGAATGGATGCCGATGATATTTCGTCACTCGAGCGCTTGAATGCTCAAGTTGATTTCCTAGATAGAAATCCTTCCGTTTCTGTAGTGGGATCTAGTTACTCCGTAATTGGCCAGGACAGAACGGTCGTACATCCATTAACAAACGACGACATTACTTTAGGTTTTTTGACAATTGGATGCGTTATTGCACATCCTTCGGTGATGATTCGGTCAAATATTTTTCAGAATTTAGAATTGAGATATTCTGAGGATGATCTACACTGTGAAGACTTTGGTCTATGGACCAGGTTGATAGGGACGTACAGTTTTGCTAATTTGCCATCAGTACTAATTTCCTATCGGTCTCATCTGGGACAGGTGAGCAATATCTACAAAGAGGCACAAGATGCCCATCGAAGCAGAATTCAATTGGAATTATTTTGTAAGATTTCAAAATTGGGAAACCGAGGATTCTTGAATCATGTGATAGCAGATAGCTATGAGGGAAGGGCTACCAGTTTTCAGTTGTGCGCTCTGGTTTTTTGGATCTTAGGACGAGTTTTATTCAAAAAAACTGCAGATGCAGGCAGGCAAAGTAAATTAATTTATCCAGTGCTACGATTTCTCATTCAGAAAAACGTAGTTAATCAGAGAAGGAGTTTTCTTAAACTGATTTATCAAATAATCAGACTCGAGAAACGCATATTATTCTCAATCAGGAATTCATGCAAGATACCACCGAAGAGTGTGCTAGTTCGCCTTCAGGGAAATATATCCCAACAGGTTGATCAAGTAAAACTTTCGGTTGAATTATCTGATCAACTTAAGAGACCCATTTCGTTTTCGGCTAGGAATATCCGAGGTATGGATGAAAGGCTTTATCAGTACCTACTCAGTGTTGGATTTGAGAAAACTAGTGGTGTGGTTGAAAGATGGTGCAGTCTGAAATATGGATCATCTCTGAAATCACATTTTTGCAGCACCATGTTTAGCTATGTTTGTGAACGATTAACTGATCGTATTGATATCGCAGACTTTTGTCCGCGAAAGCG includes the following:
- a CDS encoding glycosyltransferase, with the protein product MTDAGRIMAQNRSKLDLISDGPAVPVVSVLMPVYNCEKYVSEAIFSILSQTMVDFELVIINDGSSDCSKEKILSFRDPRIRYFENTVNVGLVKTLNDGIDLCRGRFIARMDADDISSLERLNAQVDFLDRNPSVSVVGSSYSVIGQDRTVVHPLTNDDITLGFLTIGCVIAHPSVMIRSNIFQNLELRYSEDDLHCEDFGLWTRLIGTYSFANLPSVLISYRSHLGQVSNIYKEAQDAHRSRIQLELFCKISKLGNRGFLNHVIADSYEGRATSFQLCALVFWILGRVLFKKTADAGRQSKLIYPVLRFLIQKNVVNQRRSFLKLIYQIIRLEKRILFSIRNSCKIPPKSVLVRLQGNISQQVDQVKLSVELSDQLKRPISFSARNIRGMDERLYQYLLSVGFEKTSGVVERWCSLKYGSSLKSHFCSTMFSYVCERLTDRIDIADFCPRKRITLISGIFDGPVGNFDPSTWIDTRGGDPEHSLLVFCNDELNPSYQLPANMEFASKGVDIVIFGNNVVDILSDIRGLGIGIQRVYSGSIALAGLVNRDRYSRIWCSSAEAFNIFEFINKFHLDSVGKVNINGL